CCGACTGGGCGCGCGGTTTGGCTTCACTGGAGAGCGTGGTGTTCGAATGACCGGGTCCGGAGGCAATACAGGCGGACGGGGAAGTGCCGGGGGACGCAGCAGCGCCGGGAAAGGCGGGCAGGGCGGCAGCGGCGGACCTGCCGGCGGCGGCCGTGGCAACGGCGGTCCCCGGGACGCCAGCCGGCGGAATGCCAAGGGGCGGGAACGCAACCGCGGGCCGCAACGGAGCTTCACCGGGCAGGCGCCGTCCCAGCGCACCAGGCGCGCAGATCCCGCCCGCCTGGTCGCCTTCGAAGTGCTCCGCGCCGTGGCGGCGGAGGACGCCTACGCCAACCTGGTGCTGCCCGCGCGGATCCGGCACCACCACCTGGACAAGCGGGACGCCGGATTCGCCACCGAACTGAGCTACGGAGCCCTCCGCAGCCAGGGCACCTATGACGCCATCCTGGCGCGGTGCGTGGACCGCCCTCTGGCCCAGCTTGACCCGGCCATCCTCGATGCCCTCCGCATCGGTGCCCACCAGCTGCTTGCCATGCGGGTCCCCGCCCACGCTGCACTGGACCAGACCGTAGGGCTGGCCCGCGCGGTCATCGGCGCCGGACCGTCGACATTGATCAACGCCGTCCTGCGCAAGGTCGCCGCCCGGAGCCTGGAGGAATGGCTGGACATGCTGGTGGAAGGCGAAACCGATGCTACGAAGGTAGCCGCGGTGAGGTACGCCCACCCTGAGTGGATCGTCCGGGCCATGCGCCAGTCCCTCGTAGCCCACGGCCGTTCCGCAGCAGAGATCGACGAACTGCTGGAAGCGGACAACGACGCACCTGTGGTTAACCTCGTAGCCCTGCCCGGCCTGGGCAGCCTGGACGAAGCGCTGGAAAACGGCGCCACCCCCGGGGAACTGGTTGAAGGCTCGGCGCTCTCCAGCGGCGGGGACCTGGGCCGCCTGGCCTCCGTCCGCGCCGGTACCACCAGGGTGCAGGATGTCGGTTCCCAACTGGTGGCCAGGGCCCTGGCCGCGGTGGACCTTGGTGCGCCCGGTGGAGTGGGCGGGGCTGGAAGTGCACCCGCGGCCGGTGACGCTGAAACGTGGCTTGATCTCTGTGCCGGTCCCGGCGGGAAGGCAGCGCTCCTTGGTGCGCTGGCACACCAGCGGGGCGCCACGCTGCTCGCGAACGAGCCCGCGCCGCACCGGGCCAAGCTGGTCAGCCAGGCACTGTCCGCCGTTCCGCACGGCAGCTGGCAGGTCCGCACCGGTGACGGCCGGGAAGTGGGCGGTGAGCAGCCCGGGCGGTATGACCGTGTCCTGGTGGATGTTCCCTGCACCGGCCTGGGGGCTCTGCGCCGCAGGCCCGAGTCCCGGTGGCGGCGCTCGCCCAAGGACATTGCAGATCTCGGGCCGCTGCAGCGCGAACTGCTGGCCTCGGCCCTGGCTGCCGTCCGGCCAGGGGGAGTGGTGGCCTACGTGACCTGTTCACCGCATCCCGCCGAGACAACCGCCGTAGTGGACGACATTCTGCGCAAACGCCCCGACCTGGAACTCCTCGACGCCGGTGCGGCCCTGGACGCGGTAAGCCTGACCGGCAGCCTGGGCGCAGGCCACGAGTCAACGGCGCAGCTCTGGCCCCATATCCATCACACCGACGCGATGTTCCTTGCCCTGATAAAGAAGAAGGCCTGACCGGGCAGAACGCCCGAGTTTCCCACCACGCACCTTGAAAGGCACCCCCGTGACGCAATGCTGCATCAACCCGAGCATCCTCTCCGCCGACTTCGTGAACCTTGAGGCCGAACTGCAGCGGATCAGCAATGCCGACGCCGTGCACGTTGACGTCATGGACAACCACTTCGTCCCCAACCTGACCCTCGGGTTGCCCGTCGTGCAGCGGATCCAGGCCGTCAGCCCCGTGCCGCTGGACGCCCACCTGATGATCGCCGACGCGGACCGCTGGGCGCCTGGTTTCGCTGACGCCGGCCTGGCCTCCGTGACGTTCCACGCCGAAGCTTCCATTGCGCCCATCAAGCTGGCACGGGAACTGCGCAGCAGGGGATCCAAAGCGGGGATGGCCCTGCGCCCGGCAACCCCGGTGGAGCCGTACCTTGACATGCTGCCCGAACTCGACATGCTGCTCATCATGACTGTGGAGCCGGGCTTCGGCGGCCAGGCGTTTCTGGACATCACGCTGCCCAAGATCCGCAGGGCCCGCGCGGCCGTGGAGGGCTCCGGACTGGGGGTGGCCATCCAGGTTGACGGTGGCATCACGGAAGAGACCATTGCCCGGGCCGCCGAGGCCGGGGCGAACGTCTTTGTGGCCGGTTCCGCCGTCTACGGCGCCGACGATCCGTCCGCTGCCATCGACCTGCTGCGCGCCAAGGGCAGCCGGACGTTACGCGCGGCGACGGAATAACCGGGAGCCCCTCCCGGTTATGGCACAATAACAACACACATACGTGCTCCGGGGTCGGTGTAAGTCCGAACCGGCGGTGACAGTCCGCGACCCGCGCGCCGTTGTTCTCCCAGGGGGGCTCCGGCAGACGGTTGAACCGGTGGAATTCCGGTACCGACAGTTAAAGTCTGGATGAGAGAAGCACGTACAGCTGTATCTGCGCAGCCTTTTGGCTCCGCAGCGTTCTGCTGTCGTATCCCCGGAGCCATCGCGGTTCGACAGGGAAGGAACGACACACGAATGAACCCCCAGCGATGGCTCTTAAACGCCGCAAGCCCTGCCGCTTCAAAGGCAGGCCACACCTCCGCAACGGCAGCCTCATGACGGGCGCCGTAAAGCTTCAGCCGGCCGCCGGGGTGGTCACTGCCTTCAGCGCCGCCGAAACGGCCGCCATGGAGCAGGCCCTCCAGGCAGCGCTGAAAGGCCCGCGAGGCGCGAATCCCCTGGTGGGCGCCGTCGTCGTAGGCGCTGACGGCAAGCAGCTCGTTGCCGGCTACCACCGCGGCGCCGGCACCGCACACGCTGAAGCCGACGCGATTGCCCAGGCCGCCGCCGTCGGCCTGGACCTGTCCGGCTGCACCATGGTGGTCACGCTGGAACCCTGCAACCATGTGGGCCGCACCGGACCGTGCACGGAAGCGATCATCGCGGCCGGGATCACTGATGTGGTCTACGCCGTGGACGACCCCCACGACCCCGCTGCCGGGGGCGCGGCAACACTGCGCGCAGCCGGTGTCAGGGTCCGCAGCGGCCTGGGTGCCGACGAGGCGCTGGACCTGAACCGGCAGTGGTTCGAGGCGGTGGCTGCCAAGCGGCCGTTCGTCACCCTGCACATCGCGCAGACCCTGGACGCCCGCATCGCTGCCGAAGACGGCACCAGCCAGTGGATCTCCAGCCCGGAGTCCCTGGCCGACAACCACGGGATCCGCAGCCGCATCGACGCCATCCTGGTGGGCACCCAGACCGTAATAGTGGACAACCCCCGGCTGACCGCCCGGGACGCCGCCGGCAATCCCGCGCCCAAGCAGCCGGTCCGTGCCGTCATGGGTCTCCGTGATATTCCGGAGGGCGCCGCAATCCACGGTGACGATGGCCTGGCCGTCCACCTTCCCACCCGCGACCCGCACCAAGCGTTGTCCATGCTGTACTCGTCCGGCATCCGGCATGTCATGGTGGAGGGCGGGTCCAGCATCCTCAGCTCCTTCCTGGCGGCAGGCCTGGTTGACGAACTGATCGTGTACCTGGCGCCCACCCTGCTGGGATCCGGCACCCCCGCTCTGAACGGGCTGGGCATCACCAGCCTTCCCGACGCCCAGCAGTGGGAATGGGACGCGTCCGACGGCGGCGCGGTCCGGACGCTGGGCCGGGACCTCAGACTCCACCTCAGACCGCAACGGCACGTTGCACTTGACCACCCACCAACCCGCACAGC
This region of Arthrobacter sp. DNA4 genomic DNA includes:
- the ribD gene encoding bifunctional diaminohydroxyphosphoribosylaminopyrimidine deaminase/5-amino-6-(5-phosphoribosylamino)uracil reductase RibD → MTGAVKLQPAAGVVTAFSAAETAAMEQALQAALKGPRGANPLVGAVVVGADGKQLVAGYHRGAGTAHAEADAIAQAAAVGLDLSGCTMVVTLEPCNHVGRTGPCTEAIIAAGITDVVYAVDDPHDPAAGGAATLRAAGVRVRSGLGADEALDLNRQWFEAVAAKRPFVTLHIAQTLDARIAAEDGTSQWISSPESLADNHGIRSRIDAILVGTQTVIVDNPRLTARDAAGNPAPKQPVRAVMGLRDIPEGAAIHGDDGLAVHLPTRDPHQALSMLYSSGIRHVMVEGGSSILSSFLAAGLVDELIVYLAPTLLGSGTPALNGLGITSLPDAQQWEWDASDGGAVRTLGRDLRLHLRPQRHVALDHPPTRTAAEPAQGGY
- the rpe gene encoding ribulose-phosphate 3-epimerase; this translates as MTQCCINPSILSADFVNLEAELQRISNADAVHVDVMDNHFVPNLTLGLPVVQRIQAVSPVPLDAHLMIADADRWAPGFADAGLASVTFHAEASIAPIKLARELRSRGSKAGMALRPATPVEPYLDMLPELDMLLIMTVEPGFGGQAFLDITLPKIRRARAAVEGSGLGVAIQVDGGITEETIARAAEAGANVFVAGSAVYGADDPSAAIDLLRAKGSRTLRAATE
- a CDS encoding RsmB/NOP family class I SAM-dependent RNA methyltransferase yields the protein MTGSGGNTGGRGSAGGRSSAGKGGQGGSGGPAGGGRGNGGPRDASRRNAKGRERNRGPQRSFTGQAPSQRTRRADPARLVAFEVLRAVAAEDAYANLVLPARIRHHHLDKRDAGFATELSYGALRSQGTYDAILARCVDRPLAQLDPAILDALRIGAHQLLAMRVPAHAALDQTVGLARAVIGAGPSTLINAVLRKVAARSLEEWLDMLVEGETDATKVAAVRYAHPEWIVRAMRQSLVAHGRSAAEIDELLEADNDAPVVNLVALPGLGSLDEALENGATPGELVEGSALSSGGDLGRLASVRAGTTRVQDVGSQLVARALAAVDLGAPGGVGGAGSAPAAGDAETWLDLCAGPGGKAALLGALAHQRGATLLANEPAPHRAKLVSQALSAVPHGSWQVRTGDGREVGGEQPGRYDRVLVDVPCTGLGALRRRPESRWRRSPKDIADLGPLQRELLASALAAVRPGGVVAYVTCSPHPAETTAVVDDILRKRPDLELLDAGAALDAVSLTGSLGAGHESTAQLWPHIHHTDAMFLALIKKKA